The region CGAGTCGTTCATCGTCGCCGGGCCGGAGGGCCCGCGACCGCGACCCGGCAACGTCGGCCCGCCGGTCGACGTGACCGAGACCAGCCGGGTGGCCGAGTTCAACGACCTCGCCGAGCTGGAGCGGCAGCTCGCGTTCGGCGACGTGGCCGCGGTGCTGATGGAACCCGCGCTGACCAACATGGGGATCGTGCTGCCCGACCCCGGCTACCTGATCGGGGTCCGGGCGCTCACCCGGGCCGCCGGGGTGCTGCTGGTCAACGACGAGACGCACACCGTGTCGGCCGGGCCCGGCGGGTGCACGCGGGCGTGGGGGCTGAGCCCGGACGTCGTCACGATCGGCAAGGCCATCGGCGGCGGGATCCCCATCGGGGCCTACGGGTTGAGCGCCGAACTGGCCGAGCGGCTGCGCCGGCGGACCGAGCTGGACCTGGTCGACACCGGCGGCATCGGCGGCACGCTCGCGGGCAACGCCCTGTCGCTGGCCGCCGCCCGCGCCACCCTCACCGAAGTCCTCACCGACTCCGCCTACGAGCACATGACCGCGTTGTCGACCCGCTACACGGCCGGGGTGCAAGAGCTGATCACCACCTGCGGCCTGCCGTGGACGGTGACGCAGCTCGGGGCGCGCTCGGAGTACCGGTTCACCCCGGTGCGACCGCGCAACGGCACCGAGTCCCAGCGGGCGACCGACGTCGAGCTGGAGGACTTCCTCCACCTCTACCTGCTCAACCGGGGCGTGCTGCTCACGCCGTTCCACAACATGGCGCTGATGTGCCCGCAGACCACCGCCGCCGACGTCGACCGGCACCTGACCGTGCTCGGCGCCGCCGTCCGCACCCTGACCAGCTGAAGGATTCCGATGTCCGAGCCGCACCACCTGCACCACTGGATCAACGGCAGGCCGCACGCCGGCACGGGCGAGCGGCGCGGGCCGGTGTTCGACCCCGCGCTGGGCGTGCGGACCGGGACCGTCCCGCTGGCCGGGCGCGCCGACGTGGACACCGCCGTCGCGGCGGCGCGTGACGCCTTCCCGGGCTGGAGCGCCACCTCCGCCGCCAAGCGGCAGCAGGTGGTGTTCCGGTTCCGGGAGCTGCTCGCCGCGCGGGCCGGTGAGCTGGCCGCGATCATCACCGCCGAGCACGGCAAGGTGCTCGCCGACGCGGCCGGCGAGATCGCCCGCGGCCTGGAGGTGGTCGAGCTGGCGACCGCGTTCCCGTTGCTGCTCAAGGGAGAGCACTCGGCGAACGTGTCCACCGGCGTCGACGTGCACACGATCGTCGAGCCGCTGGGCGTGGTCGCGGTGATCAGCCCGTTCAACTTCCCGGCGATGGTGCCGCTGTGGTTCGTGCCGGTCGCCGTCGCCGCCGGCAACGCGGTCGTGCTCAAGCCGAGCGAGAAGGACCCGTCCGCCGCGAACTGGCTGGCCGGGCTGTTCACCGAGGCGGGCCTGCCCGACGGCGTGCTCAACGTGCTGCACGGCGACAAGGAGGCCGTCGACGGGCTGCTGGAGCACGCCGACGTGCAGGCGGTGTCCTTCGTGGGGTCGACGCCGATCGCCCGCTACATCTACGAGACCGCCGCGCGGCACGGCAAGCGCGTGCAGGCGTTGGGCGGCGCGAAGAACCACATGCTCGTGCTGGCCGACGCCGACCTGGACGTGGCCGCCGACGCGGCGGTCAACGCCGGGTTCGGGTCGGCGGGGGAGCGCTGCATGGCGATCTCCGTGGTGGTCGTGGCGGAGCCGGTGGCCGACGAGCTGGTGGAGCGGATCACCGCGCGGATCCGGACGTTGCGGGTCGGCGACGGGCGGCGGTCGTGCGACCTGGGGCCGTTGATCACCGCCGAGCACCGGGACCGGGTGGCGCGGTACGTCGCGGGCGCGGCCGACGAGGGCGCGGTGGTGGTCGTGGACGGGCGGGACGTGCCGGTGGACGGCGCGGCGGAGGGGTTCTGGCTCGGGCCGACCCTGCTGGACCGGGTGCCGACGACCGCGCGGGTGTACCGCGACGAGATCTTCGGGCCGGTGCTGTGCGTGGTGCGGGTGCCCGGTCTCGCGGAGGGCCTGGCCCTGGTCAACGCGAGCGAGTACGGCAACGGCACCGCGATCTTCACCCGGGACGGCGGCGCGGCCCGCCGGTTCCAGCGGGCCGCGCAGGTCGGCATGATCGGCGTCAACGTGCCCATCCCGGTCCCGGTGGCCTACCACTCGTTCGGCGGGTTCAAGGCGTCGCTGTTCGGCGACGCCAAGGCCTACGGCGCGGCCGGCTTCCGGTTCTTCACCCGGGAGAAGGCGGTCACCAGCCGCTGGCCCGACCCCGGCCACGGCGGGCTCGACCTCGGCTTCCCGCGGAACTGACGGGAGGCGCGGCGGTGCGGCGGATCCTGGTGGTGGCGGTGCTCGTGCTCGCCGGGTGCTCCGGCGGGCAGCGGGCGGCCGAGCCGGAGCACGTGGTGCGGCCGACGCCGCCGGCCGCGCTGGGCGGCGGCAGCGGGACGGTCGAGGGGCCGGGCGTGACCGACACCCGGATCACCGTCGGCATGATCACCACCCGGACCGGGTCGGGCGGCGGCGCGTTCGAGCGGGCCGTGGACTCGATGGACGCGTTCGCCGCCCACCTCAACGCGCAGGGCGGGCTGCTCGGGCGTGAGCTGGTGGTGCTGCACGCCGACGACGCGTCGGACTGCGCCACCTACGGCCGGCTGCTGTCGTCCCTGCGGACCGAGGTGTTCGCGATGGTCGGCACCTGGTCGAACCAGGACGGCTGCGGGCAGGAGGTGCTCGACGCCGACCCGGACTTCGTGTCGGTGCACGGGAACCTGCTCACCCCGACGCTGTACCGGCTGCCCAACGCGGTCTCCGCGATCACCCTGCCGCCGGGCCTGCCCACCGGCGGGTACGAGTGGGTCGAGCAGCGGCACCCGGACGCGGTCACCCGCGCCGCCGCGCTCTACTCCACGCACATCCCCACCAACGGCCTGGCGGTGCACGCGACGGCCGAGTCCGTGGGCTACCGGTTCGCGTACTCGCGCGGCATCGGGCCCGGCGAGACCGGCTTCGCCGAGGACGTCGCGAAGATGGCGGACGCCGGGGTCCGGGTGGTCGACCTGTCCGGGACCGGCCCGGACGTCGTCGCGCGGTTCCAGCGGGAGTCCGCGCGGCAGGGCTTCCGGCCGGACGCGGTGATCGCGCCCACCGCGTACTCGCCGGGGTTCCTGGCCGAGGTCGGCGACGACGCCGGGAACCTGGTCGCGCCGCTGCCGTACGCGATGTTCCTGGGCGAGGACCGGGCCGACAACCCGGCGCTGGACACCTACCTGACGTGGCTGGAGCGCACGAGCCCCGGCGCCGTGCCCGACCTGTACGGGCTGGGCAGCTGGTCGGCGGGCGTGCTGTTCGCGGAGGCGGTGCGGGCCGCCGGGCCGGCGGTGACCCGGGCCCGGCTGCTCACCGCGCTGACCACCCTCGGGCCCACCACGGCCAACGGGATGAACGCGCCGTCCGAGGCCGGGCGGCACGACCCGCCGACCTGCCTGGCCGTCGTCGGCGTGCGGGACCGCCGGTTCGTGCGGCTGGACCCGGTCGGCGGCGGTTACCGGTGCCTCGGCTCGTACCGGCACATCTAGTGCCAGTCCACGGTCTCCGCGCGCACCGCGGCGTAGCGGTCCTCGGCGGTGTCGACGTAGGCGCGCATGTGCTCGCGGGTGAGCCGTTCGGCCAGGTCGCCGTCACCGTCGAGGATCGCCTGGCAGATCGCGCGGTGCTCGCGCTCGAACTTCGGCCGGCGCTCCGGCGGGAACAGGCCGCGCACCCGCTCGACGAACATCCGCTGGAGCGAGCGGGCGGACAGGGTGAGCACCGGGTTGCCGGACATCTCGGCCAGCAGCGCGTGAAAACCGTTGGTGT is a window of Saccharothrix espanaensis DSM 44229 DNA encoding:
- a CDS encoding transaminase → MTATTAPDRTRLAALLAAERAAFTERNPRSAAAHAESRHLLGGVPMTWMAKSLAGFPLYLGRASGARVVDLDGHELLDFCLGDTGAMAGHSPAPTVAAVTRRYAELGGATTMMPTEDAEVVAAELASRFGLAQWSFALSATDANRWALRLARALTGRPRILVNSFSYHGSVDESFIVAGPEGPRPRPGNVGPPVDVTETSRVAEFNDLAELERQLAFGDVAAVLMEPALTNMGIVLPDPGYLIGVRALTRAAGVLLVNDETHTVSAGPGGCTRAWGLSPDVVTIGKAIGGGIPIGAYGLSAELAERLRRRTELDLVDTGGIGGTLAGNALSLAAARATLTEVLTDSAYEHMTALSTRYTAGVQELITTCGLPWTVTQLGARSEYRFTPVRPRNGTESQRATDVELEDFLHLYLLNRGVLLTPFHNMALMCPQTTAADVDRHLTVLGAAVRTLTS
- a CDS encoding ABC transporter substrate-binding protein, with product MRRILVVAVLVLAGCSGGQRAAEPEHVVRPTPPAALGGGSGTVEGPGVTDTRITVGMITTRTGSGGGAFERAVDSMDAFAAHLNAQGGLLGRELVVLHADDASDCATYGRLLSSLRTEVFAMVGTWSNQDGCGQEVLDADPDFVSVHGNLLTPTLYRLPNAVSAITLPPGLPTGGYEWVEQRHPDAVTRAAALYSTHIPTNGLAVHATAESVGYRFAYSRGIGPGETGFAEDVAKMADAGVRVVDLSGTGPDVVARFQRESARQGFRPDAVIAPTAYSPGFLAEVGDDAGNLVAPLPYAMFLGEDRADNPALDTYLTWLERTSPGAVPDLYGLGSWSAGVLFAEAVRAAGPAVTRARLLTALTTLGPTTANGMNAPSEAGRHDPPTCLAVVGVRDRRFVRLDPVGGGYRCLGSYRHI
- a CDS encoding CoA-acylating methylmalonate-semialdehyde dehydrogenase: MSEPHHLHHWINGRPHAGTGERRGPVFDPALGVRTGTVPLAGRADVDTAVAAARDAFPGWSATSAAKRQQVVFRFRELLAARAGELAAIITAEHGKVLADAAGEIARGLEVVELATAFPLLLKGEHSANVSTGVDVHTIVEPLGVVAVISPFNFPAMVPLWFVPVAVAAGNAVVLKPSEKDPSAANWLAGLFTEAGLPDGVLNVLHGDKEAVDGLLEHADVQAVSFVGSTPIARYIYETAARHGKRVQALGGAKNHMLVLADADLDVAADAAVNAGFGSAGERCMAISVVVVAEPVADELVERITARIRTLRVGDGRRSCDLGPLITAEHRDRVARYVAGAADEGAVVVVDGRDVPVDGAAEGFWLGPTLLDRVPTTARVYRDEIFGPVLCVVRVPGLAEGLALVNASEYGNGTAIFTRDGGAARRFQRAAQVGMIGVNVPIPVPVAYHSFGGFKASLFGDAKAYGAAGFRFFTREKAVTSRWPDPGHGGLDLGFPRN